The DNA sequence atccggagagaatcCTCCTGCCAAATGAAAAGCTTAAGAAACCAAGTAAGATATGCTCATCAAGGAAATAAAAACCCAATAGAGAGGAACTGGCGCTGGCCCACCTTTGAATGCAACTCAAAAGCAACATCATCGTCTCTATCCTCAGAAATCAAACAACTGACAGCAGCAAACACTGCTTTCTCGTACGGGGTAGCTTGTTCCTTTGCACAACAAATTTCCCATCACGCCACATAAGTAAATATCCAAAATTAATCAACAAAAAAAGGGTTAAATTTGCCCAAAGAAACTCACCAGCCGGGACTTGGCGGCTTGGAGATGAGGAGGAGCACGAGAAGGATCGGAGGAGGAGAGGAAATGGGCAGCCAGTATGTTAGCAAGCACGCACTGGCCGTCGTGCGCTGCCGCCTCCAATATCACTGACCGCCGCCGGCCATAATTCAAAACCTTCATTCACTcatcaaaaatgaaaaatctcAAAAACCCATCTCAGATTTTCCCACACCAAAGCCATAGATATCGAGAAAGAGTAAAAAATTGATGGTACCCACCTGGTCGTAGAAGGCGTTGATGGCGGAGATGCAGGCGTCTGAAGAGGTCCTCACCTCGTATCCAAACTTATCCACCTTTAACTCTCCCTTCATTTCTAACTCTCTCTAGCTAGCTGAGGCTACCACTCTACTCGCCGCCGATCAAAAGAAGAGAGCTTTTTTGCAGAAACCGGTGctgggttttgttttctttcgcCCGTAAATCGGAAAATCAGTGTGAAAATAGTAGAGGAAATACGAAGGTCGTTCTCAGCTGTCGCGGTTGGTTTGGTGCGTAGTCTAATATTGGCATCGGCCTACTCAGCCTTTTGTCCTTGATTTTCTTAAAGAAGTCTTTTCGTGTGATCTTTTCAATGTCTTAATAATCCACATATTTATCTTAATAAATCACATATTATTTTTGTAAACAACAAAGTAGAAATGTTATGTACCAAAACTTACCAAATTTTGATGCAGTAAGATTGATACATCACGTAATACAAATACATTCAAATAGAAACGCACACTAAATTCTTTATGCGTTAACCGtcgaaatgaagaaataatagtcTTGTTTAACcacttttgtttaatttttttcgaTTTATAATAAATCATATTTTCCATTGTCGTTTACGCATTATTTTTCGTCCAcgtaaaaagaaaataacacaTCTTATACCATAAGCAACCAGGTGCCATTTCAATTTATAGTTTTCTTATTAAGTAAACATATTAAAAGGCTTGTCATATTTTGGAGAAAGGCATATCAGAATCAGACCCAACTTGGTATTGGGCTTATTCCTTATGCGGTTGGGGCAGTAACATTTGGAATTTGGATCTGATTCTATTCATTATTCGGGGTTCAATTTCAATCCCACCCCAATGATAACCAATATGGGGGAAAATAACAAAAGCACACAACGGCGCCTGACACTTGTGCATGTGGATATTAACTTTATGATGTGCGAAGTTTTTAGAATCGTTGGTTTACAcacgtatttttatttttcatatatatttttttgttaatttttgtcatttgttattttttaatttataagatcgacaataaaaatttaagaaaGGTGTGTGAAAGTAAAAAAAGGGTTGTGTATAACATTACTCTTTGAGAATATGACACTTGGAACACAAACGTTTTAAGTCATTTTACTTTGGAAAGGGCACAAGTACCTCAATATTTGGTCCCTTAGAGCATCTTGAATTCATGAGAAAAGTTAGACTCAAATTTTATATTTGAGTTTAAATATGAGTTTAAGGTTTTCCAATGCATTGGGACTTAAAACTCATGTAAGTTTCTGAAGAAGCTGAGACTCAAGTATGAAATTTGAGTTCAAGGTGGAGcccatgttaattttttttttaattaggaaAAATATTATTCAGTGAAAAGAAAATAGATTTGAGTTTTGAGTCTAATAATCTCCAATGCACATAATGAAATTGTTAAAACTAAAATACGAGTTTTGAGTCAATCATCTCCAATGCACATAGCTGAATTGTTAAACCTCTTCTCATAGACTCAAAACTCAAATATTTGAGTCTTTGTATCGAAGAACAAAACCAAAATACATAAATTCATTACCTTTTTAATACTAAAATACAAGAATATAGAGTTAGAATTTGAGTGCTCTTAGTGGTCTCAGACTGAAGGAAAGGCTAGCTCGTTATTGACAATATTtgaaagaagatgatgataaCTCATTCGAGCCCTCGGTCTTCCCATATGCATATTGTGTGTTGTTTTCTgaacataaaaaagaaaatacttcacACGGGAGATTCGCTCTCTACTGTGAGTGCTGAATAAGCACACACTACATGCAGACCAAAAAAATAAGGCCAGGCTATAAGTTTTATGAAACTATGGTCGACATATGTCTCGCCTGCATACTATCACTTTGACGTCTCAGATACATGTAAGTTCCTCGCCTAAGAGCCGCTGCAGCTCTTGCTTTGGCAGCAATAATCTTAGCAATCTCAACAAGCTTGTCAGTCTTAAGTATACCATCCAGCAGCATGTGCACAAAACTTGTCAGCCCATTTTACCAGCCCCGGCGTTTTCGTTTGGTCAAGCAGTTCGGTTCCATGCAGCTTCTCGTTTAGAATGAGCCACCCCAAGAAACACCCGAATGAAATGGGTATCCGATCTCATCTCCGCCAAAATAGTTCGTCGCCTTTGCTGGATTTCTCAAAGGCTTCCCCCAGCAGCGCCAGCCCTCCTGTCACTTGCTCGATTGCTGCCATCTTTGCCTCCTGAAAGAAACTCAGTAGTCGACGGATTTGAGCTTAGGGCAATGCGAGCCCTCATCACGATTACTTAACTTAGTTAACGCTCAATTTGTGATCGATTCGAACACCCGGAGCGGTGTATCGAGATGTAGAAAAGTCTCTTtccaaaatcactaaattaGGGTTGTTTTTAGAGCTTTTTCGGGCTTGTGCCAAAATAAAAATTGCAAGCCTTGacttttgagtgaagtttttaGATTCattccaagaatatttaacCCTACCCTATAACTGTTCTGATTCTGAGCCCCTGTGTGCAAGACGAAAGTAGCGCAAGTGAATCTCACAACGCATCAATAGTTGACAATTATTCACAtaattattttctttcaattaaatCGTCTACCCATATTATAATCAAGAATGGTTCGTATAAAAAACAACTACTGAACTAATAGACTCACCTAAACGATTTTTTATTTCACTGTCAAATTAACATAAAAACCAGACACAAAATAAAACAGGCCAAAGTCCCCGAGTTTATCAAACTACAGCAGTCTAACACATCCGACTTAATCACTCGTTTAAATAAACAAGATCCGTTAATTAGATTCACTAATTAATCATTTGGGAGCCCCTGCACCTCTCATTTTGGCCGCAAGAATCTTAGCAAACTCAGCCAGCTTGTCAGTCTCCGGCATGACATCCTTCACGGCAGGATCTGCACTGAACTTCTCAGCCCATGTGACCAGCCCTGGGATCTTTGCGCCGTCCAGAAGTTTGACCCCATTCATTTTCTCTGTGACTCTGAGCCACCCCAAGAAGCACCCGAACGCAATGTCTAGGTACCCAATTTTGTCTCCACTAAAGAAGTCCTTGCCTTTGCTGGTTTTTTGAAAGGCTTCCTCCAACTGAGCTAGCCCCTCGGCAACTTGCTCGACTGCTGCCTTCCTTGCATCATCTCCTTGAGCAGCACCAATGCCTTTCATTGCCGGAAACCACTGCACCAGAGGCACCAATATATACAAAAGTGAACATATTTTAGAACACGTTTGGAAAATTCTTTTGTACGAAGCAATTATGCAGATATTAATCATTCTATAAGCAATTCCAAATAGATCTTATTCGAGACCTAATAAAGAGAAAGACTAGCTAGTAGCAACAAAACCTTTAAACATATTTCATCAAGTAATGAATCACACTGATTAAATTATGAGGCTCCGCTCCAGGGAGATTGGCGGTTGTCCGCCCCTCTTTGGAGGGTCGGAGCCGTCATTTCTCTGCCGTCGCCGCAACCACCCCATATTTTAAATAGCAAAGAATCAAAAAGCGACGTGCATCATTCATCAAATCCCTTACATTTAACTGGATAAtccaaaagaataataataaattaatgaaATCAGCCTacaacaattaaaaattaaGGACATGAAGATAAACCATGCAGTTACCTTCTCATCGATATAGGCAGCCCAGAATCTTGCAGTAGCGCGATCGAACGGGTCAGAAGGGAGGATAGATGGGCCAGAGGACCAAACCTCATCGATGTACTCAACAATGATGAGAGATTCACAAACGGGCTTGTCGCCATGAATCAGAACTGGGATTTTCTTGTGGACGGGATTGGACTGGAGCAGAAGCCGGCTTTTGGATCCGAATGTCTCCTCCAGAAACTCATACTCCACCGACTTGATATTGAGCGCGACCCGAGCCCTCATCACGTATGGGCTCGGCCACGCTCCCAAAACCTTCACGTTGCTCTTCGCCATGATTGATGATTCAGATTTACTCGCAAACAAGAAAAGCTCTCAAAATGCAGATGCAAAATCTGTGCTTTGGGATCCGGTTATTTATGAATGTGCATGAAAGATAGTAAGGAGAAGGTAAAGGTATAGAAAGTGATATTTTGGTGTAAAAGTAATGACAATATGTGTGGCAGTCGGGAGAGGTTTCAAAGGCAGGAAAAAGAAGTTAATATCCAATGTGTGGATGGGAAGAGACTTGCATAGATAATTTTAAAACACATGATAATGTATTATTTATGAAAGATGCTACTAGGTCTAGATAATTGAGAAAAATTTGCATGCAATCAAAGTTAAATTATCACGTATTTTAACTTCTCGTCCTGATTTTTTGCCATATTGAGTTTCAGCGTATTCAACCTACTTCTATTCGGTCTTGTGTTCAGATAGGAAGTTGGTGTGTAGTGCGGCTGAGATGGGAGCACGTAAGACGACAACAACTGGAACTGCGTGGCTTATTCTGCATTCAGTCATTTCTGCTGGGCACTTGTTCCCTGCACACATCtctcacaaaaaaataaatgtgaTAAAGATTGATAAAGGAGATATCATATAGGGCGGTCAACCCACCCAGCTTtacaaaactaaaacaaaagaagaaacaaaaaatcaatATCAGGGCAAATGCACCAGCCGGGAATCGAACCCGGGTCTGTACCGTGGCAGGGTACTATTCTACCACTAGACCACTGGTGCTACTGCTTTGGTGTGCACTCTTTTCTATAATATCCGGATTTATAAGATTTGTGGCATCACTGCTAGTACAGAGAGCTCTCTAAACTGTGAAGGTGTAATTGGCCGAGTTCGATTCCCGGCTGGTGCAATATGgatttgaatttcttgaataaACTGATTTTCATTACTTGTGTGTAGATTTCATAATTCACGTGACGTGTTTTCGTATTGAtttgttggttttgtttgtAAACATACACAAGTAGCAGCAATCTTTGCAAAAAAACAGTCATGTTACAAATCTATCGGGGTTCAAAGCAACGGAATGGCTCGTTGAGACCAGAAAGCATTTCGGGGCAGTCCCAAGTTTGCAATTCTTCCGAGTTGCTTCCGAGTCCCTTCATTCTCACTCGGTCTCTTTGGTCTTAAGTTGGCCCTTGAAGCGGTTGTCCTTGCGATTTGCCCCTGGTGACGCCGTATCAGCTTAACTTTTTTCTTTGCTGATTTTCTGGGATGCAAGCACTTCTGCATGTTCTCTGCTTTAACATCCTCCAACTTTACCAAGAGTGCTGCACCCAGCCAAAGTAGTTAAGATCAGAAGAATGCTGACATAACATTTCTAAGCTGCATGGAACGGTTTCATGTCAAatcatgaaagaagaaaaatctaCATATACCAGGAGGTTCGTGTTTACAGAACATTTGGGCAGTGATGAAATCCAACAGAACATTTGAGCGAAATAGCCATCTTGAGATTGCTTGGATCTGTTTACGGAATAGCCCTACTCCTTAGGGCCCAGCTTCATCTATCTTTGATTTCGTATCAAATGTTCGATAGCCAGGTACATATGTAGGTCCCTGGCTAACAAAGAGTAATAGCTCATAACCTGTGCAGTGTAGATTCATCAAGTAATGGGAAAAAGTCTAGAAATGATACCAATAAGAACTTACTAACATTTCAATATCATCATTTCAGAAAGGCTGTGCAATATCCTATATCATACTAAACACATCGGGATGAGAACTATTACCGTGATGATATTATCGTAGATGCGAGTCCGCAGGAACTAAAACTGAATTTCTCTCCAAGAGATCCCATTAGAGCAATTCTGCTACGTGTCTTCGTTCTTGGGCTTGCCAACAAGACAATTCTCTATAATTTCATTGCAAAGATCAAGAGTAATGTCCATGTTCCCTTCTTCATAGTTCATATCGACAAAAATGTTGTATGTTTCTCTATCTGCAACCACACCATGTCTCCTCATTTCTTCAAATAGTTCCCTTGCCTCCGCAAATTTCTTTCTCTTGAAAAAACCCTTAATAAGTGCACTGTAACAACTTGACGTGGGAATAAATCCCTTTCCTGCCATTTCTTTATGCAAAAACCATGCCTCTTTCATATTCCTTGCCTTACAATGCCCTTTTATCAAAATGTTATAGGTGTTGCTATCAGGAATCACCCCGCCAGCACACATGCTCCTATAAATTTCTGTCGTAGTACGCATATTATTTCTAATGCAGTACTGCTTCATGAGAGAATTGTAGGTTGCGGCATTAGGCACTATACCCTTCTCCAACATCCACTTGAGTAGCCTCTCAGCATCTACCACCATTCCTGACATACAAAAtccattcatcagcacattgaATGTGACAACTGTAGGTTGAAGCCCTCTATCGAGCATCTCATGCAGGACCTTCTGAGCCTTACTCATATCTCTCATCTTACAATATGCATCCATCAAAGTGGTATAAGTAATAGTATCAGGACAGGGCCCAGCAGCCTCCATTTCTTCCACCAATTTTTCTGCCTCCGCTATGTTTCCCGACTTACAAAGGCCGTTAACAATTGAGTTGTAAGTGCAGACATTAAGTTGAAGGCCCTTCCTACACACCTCATGAAGAAGTTCGTTTGCTACATCTACCTCCCCTCTTTTACAAAGCCCATCAGCCAGTGCCGTATAAGTGACAACATTTGGGGTAAGCCCCATGCTAACCATCTGGTTGTGAAGAGAAAACGCCTCTATCATCTCACCTGCTTTGCAATAACCATCAATAAGTGCTGTATAAGTAACTTCATCTGGTTCTAATCCTCTGCTAACCATTTCATTGAAGAACTTATCTGCTTCTGTCATCTTCCCTATTTGACAAAATCCATGAATAATGGCAGTATATGTTATATAATCAGGGACAACTTTCCTACCCTGCATTTTGTCAAATAGCCTACTTGCAGCAGGAACATTCCCCGACTTACAGAATCCATCAATTAGAGTAGTGTAGACAACATTATCAGGAAGTATTCCCAAAACCATCATCTCCCTCAGTAACACTTCTGCTTCAGATAGTTTACCAGTCTTACACAGAAGGAGTATTATGCTGTTATAGGTATAGGAATTTTGCATcaatccttttattttcatttccttgATGAGCTTCAACACCTTCTGTAGTTCTCCAACATAACAATATCTGCTGATTAAAGTACTATAACTTACAACATCAGGTATACAACCCCTCAACTCCATTTGGAGGAGTAAATGGTGGGCTTCTTTTATTTTCCCTAATCGACAAAGACAATGAATGATAATATTGTATGATA is a window from the Malus domestica chromosome 16, GDT2T_hap1 genome containing:
- the LOC139193209 gene encoding glutathione S-transferase U17-like; its protein translation is MAKSNVKVLGAWPSPYVMRARVALNIKSVEYEFLEETFGSKSRLLLQSNPVHKKIPVLIHGDKPVCESLIIVEYIDEVWSSGPSILPSDPFDRATARFWAAYIDEKWFPAMKGIGAAQGDDARKAAVEQVAEGLAQLEEAFQKTSKGKDFFSGDKIGYLDIAFGCFLGWLRVTEKMNGVKLLDGAKIPGLVTWAEKFSADPAVKDVMPETDKLAEFAKILAAKMRGAGAPK
- the LOC103403298 gene encoding pentatricopeptide repeat-containing protein At1g05670, mitochondrial-like; its protein translation is MKGRAILSVYSFQISHHHLCLNLAVNSSLFIFRRCLSHGISLGATHTRPFPDYSPKKPSIKDAELVHRISTTIKLRCSEPFCSILKPYESHFRSDHLIWVLMNIKNDYKLVLDLFDWACLRRDPSLEAHCVVVQIAAASKDLRTAHELIHNFWAKPKLDVSVSFARFSDRLIYTYKDWGSDPHVFDVYFQVLVETGMLNEARKLFDKLLSYGLVISVDSCNLFLTRLSSTFDGIEMAIKFFNEYPEVGAHWNTISYNIIIHCLCRLGKIKEAHHLLLQMELRGCIPDVVSYSTLISRYCYVGELQKVLKLIKEMKIKGLMQNSYTYNSIILLLCKTGKLSEAEVLLREMMVLGILPDNVVYTTLIDGFCKSGNVPAASRLFDKMQGRKVVPDYITYTAIIHGFCQIGKMTEADKFFNEMVSRGLEPDEVTYTALIDGYCKAGEMIEAFSLHNQMVSMGLTPNVVTYTALADGLCKRGEVDVANELLHEVCRKGLQLNVCTYNSIVNGLCKSGNIAEAEKLVEEMEAAGPCPDTITYTTLMDAYCKMRDMSKAQKVLHEMLDRGLQPTVVTFNVLMNGFCMSGMVVDAERLLKWMLEKGIVPNAATYNSLMKQYCIRNNMRTTTEIYRSMCAGGVIPDSNTYNILIKGHCKARNMKEAWFLHKEMAGKGFIPTSSCYSALIKGFFKRKKFAEARELFEEMRRHGVVADRETYNIFVDMNYEEGNMDITLDLCNEIIENCLVGKPKNEDT